In a single window of the Papaver somniferum cultivar HN1 chromosome 8, ASM357369v1, whole genome shotgun sequence genome:
- the LOC113306382 gene encoding uncharacterized protein LOC113306382: MHFLHLLNHTEDSGKLGFIGLTNEIETGIYNFQYFEYNDKHESTTPIDRIGKIMLDPLFMESAFVGSCNGLVCLSQYTGYLEVKTYICNPITKEYVMLNIKTDRICCIWTSGFGYISSANEYKVVRVYFLQNMSYEAYIYALGSGNGWRSLGTLSFKFDHLEQGTFANEALYWPHYELNIIITLDLVEEKFCEHLSFLPSPGNYDRIGVLIGFLLLTADVGVEEAISHDIWLLKKKNNNHDLKAREEHHSLVWSKEFRVDDGELVVVTKSGGVLTYIDNYLNIYDPKAFT, translated from the coding sequence ATGcactttcttcatcttcttaacCATACTGAGGATTCTGGTAAGTTGGGTTTCATTGGTTTGACCAATGAAATTGAAACTGGTATCTATAATTTTCAATATTTTGAATACAATGACAAACATGAGTCGACAACACCAATCGATAGAATTGGAAAGATTATGTTAGACCCTCTATTTATGGAATCTGCCTTTGTTGGTTCCTGTAATGGGTTGGTATGTCTTTCTCAGTACACGGGTTATCTTGAAGTAAAAACATATATATGTAACCCCATCACGAAAGAATATGTTATGCTTAACATCAAGACTGATCGTATATGTTGTATTTGGACGAGTGGATTCGGTTACATTTCTTCTGCAAATGAGTACAAAGTTGTAAGAGTATATTTCTTGCAGAATATGTCTTATGAAGCCTACATATACGCTCTAGGCAGTGGCAATGGATGGAGAAGCCTTGGAACTCTCAGTTTTAAATTCGATCATTTGGAACAAGGTACCTTTGCCAATGAAGCTCTTTATTGGCCACACTATGAATTAAATATCATCATTACCTTAGATTTGGTCGAAGAAAAGTTTTGTGAGCATCTTTCATTTCTTCCTTCGCCCGGTAATTATGATAGAATTGGGGTTTTGATTGGGTTTTTGCTTCTTACTGCTGATGTAGGTGTGGAAGAAGCCATATCTCATGATATATGGCTATTGAAAAAGAAGAATAACAATCATGACTTGAAAGCACGAGAGGAACATCATTCATTGGTTTGGAGTAAAGAGTTTAGGGTTGACGATGGCGAATTAGTAGTTGTTACAAAGAGTGGTGGTGTTTTAACTTACATTGATAACTACCTCAACATTTATGACCCAAAAGCTTTTACCTAG
- the LOC113304976 gene encoding uncharacterized protein LOC113304976: MLVHRLQFIRDVCKLVVKKLTNWEIYCADEFKFNKRYYCWPHSSELLNLAERSMHLTKLIDAGRNTTVTEFAVSLLQALVTQALELVSLISTISCRHWQSLLGDVSANASSPSAYMVSNNEKANQSRGRKAPFVHSSVSRGDDYDNVESMTADPPGSHDQVSMLFKKRYGICEATGTDGAAVISVLCHSCSKVDCSNVMI, from the coding sequence ATGTTGGTGCACAGATTGCAATTTATCCGAGATGTTTGTAAGCTTGTTGTGAAGAAGCTTACCAATTGGGAGATTTATTGCGCTGACGAGTTCAAGTTCAACAAAAGGTATTATTGTTGGCCACATTCGTCCGAGCTACTGAACCTCGCAGAACGCAGTATGCACTTGACGAAGCTTATTGATGCAGGACGGAATACAACTGTTACGGAATTTGCGGTATCTCTTCTGCAGGCCTTAGTTACCCAGGCTCTGGAGCTGGTGTCTCTGATCTCCACAATCTCATGTAGGCACTGGCAAAGCTTGCTAGGAGATGTCTCTGCTAATGCCTCTTCTCCTTCAGCTTATATGGTTAGTAACAACGAGAAAGCAAATCAGTCTAGAGGCAGAAAGGCTCCCTTTGTCCATTCTTCTGTAAGTAGGGGGGATGACTACGATAATGTTGAGTCTATGACAGCAGATCCTCCTGGCTCCCATGATCAGGTTTCGATGCTTTTCAAGAAACGGTATGGGATCTGTGAAGCTACTGGTACAGATGGTGCTGCTGTCATATCCGTTTTGTGTCACAGTTGCAGCAAAGTGGACTGCTCAAATGTGATGATATGA